From the genome of Gymnogyps californianus isolate 813 chromosome 17, ASM1813914v2, whole genome shotgun sequence, one region includes:
- the CDK5RAP1 gene encoding LOW QUALITY PROTEIN: mitochondrial tRNA methylthiotransferase CDK5RAP1 (The sequence of the model RefSeq protein was modified relative to this genomic sequence to represent the inferred CDS: inserted 1 base in 1 codon) produces the protein MLPCRRALRAAGLLRSAAALRPGAARRARCGLGERPVGPDLRYFLRGAAAAGEPRPEPEPEPGSAPGTGKVYLETYGCQMNVNDTEIAWAILQKNGYTRTKELDEADVILLVTCSVREKAEQAIWNRLRHLKALKARRQQARLPLRIGILGCMAERLKEEILHREKLVDIVAGPDAYRDLPRLLAVAESGQQAANVLLSLDETYADILPVQTSAGGTTAFVSIMRGCDNMCSYCIVPFTRGRERSRPIASILQEVRMLSDQGVKEVTLLGQNVNSFRDMSEVQFQSAAAPVLSRGFSTVYKAKPGGLRFAHLLDQVSRIDPEMRIRFTSPHPKDFPDEVLQLIQERHNICKQLHLPAQSGSTRVLEAMRRGYTREAYLELVHHVRESIPGVSLSSDFIAXFCGETEEDHQQTVSLLREVRYNVGFLFAYSMRQKTRAYHRLQDDVPADIKKRRLEELITVFREEAARANEAMVGQSQLVLVEGPSKRSASELCGRNDGNIKVIFPDAEIEDAAGCEAPVRAQPRDYVLVKVTSASSQTLKGVPLCRTTLSRSAACR, from the exons ATGCTGCCCTGCAGGCGAGCGCTGCGGGCGGCGGGGCTCCTCCGCTCGGCCGCCGCCCtccgccccggggctgcccgccgAGCGCGGTGCGGGTTGGGCGAGCGGCCGGTGGGGCCGGACCTGCGGTATTTCCTGAgaggggccgccgccgcgggggagCCGCGGCccgagccggagccggagccaggctctgcccCCGGGACCGGGAAAG TGTACCTGGAGACGTATGGCTGCCAGATGAACGTCAATGACACGGAGATCGCCTGGGCCATTCTGCAGAAGAATGGCTACACGAGGACAAAGGAGTTGGACGAG GCAGATGTGATTCTCCTTGTCACCTGTTCCGTGAG GGAGAAGGCGGAGCAGGCTATCTGGAATCGCCTGCGGCACCTCAAGGCGCTGAAAGCCCGGCGGCAGCAGGCTCGCTTACCTCTCCGCATCGGGATTCTAG GATGCATGGCTGAGAGGCTTAAGGAGGAGATTCTGCACAGGGAGAAGCTAGTCGATATTGTGGCAGGCCCTGATGCGTATCGTGACCTTCCCCGGCTGCTGGCCGTGGCAGAGTCTGGCCAGCAAGCTGCTAATGTCCTGCTATCGCTAGATGAGACTTATGCAGATATTCTGCCTGTCCAGACTAGCGCAGGTGGCACAACAGCGTTTGT ATCTATCATGCGGGGCTGTGACAACATGTGTAGTTATTGCATCGTGCCCTTCACCCGCGGCCGTGAAAGGAGCCGCCCCATCGCGTCCATCCTGCAGGAAGTGAGGATGCTCTCGGATCAG ggAGTGAAAGAAGTGACCCTTTTGGGTCAGAACGTCAACAGCTTTCGAGACATGTCTGAGGTGCAGTTTCAATCAGCGGCTGCCCCAGTCCTCAGTCGTGGCTTTAGCACAGTCTACAAAGCTAAACCAGGAGGCTTGCGCTTTGCACATCTTCTAGACCAGGTTTCTAGAATTGATCCAGAAATGAGGATCCGTTTCACCTCTCCACACCCCAAGGATTTTCCTGATGAG GTCCTGCAGCTTATCCAGGAGCGACACAACATCTGCAAACAGCTTCACCTCCCGGCCCAGAGTGGAAGCACACGAGTCCTGGAGGCCATGCGACGAGG ATACACAAGAGAAGCATATTTAGAGCTTGTACACCATGTGCGTGAGTCCATTCCAG GAGTGAGCTTAAGCAGTGACTTCATTG GGTTCTGTGGCGAGACAGAAGAAGATCACCAGCAGACTGTGTCCTTGCTGCGGGAAGTCCGCTACAACGTAGGCTTCCTGTTCGCCTACAGCATGAGGCAG AAAACCCGGGCGTATCACCGGCTGCAGGACGATGTGCCTGCAGACATAAAAAAGAGGCGGCTGGAGGAGCTCATTACTGTCTTCCGAGAGGAGGCTGCAAGGGCGAATGAGGCAATGGTGGGCCAGTCTCAGCTGGTGCTGGTGGAGGGG CCCAGCAAGCGCTCTGCCTCGGAGTTGTGTGGGAGGAACGACGGCAACATCAAGGTGATCTTCCCTGATGCCGAGATAGAGGATGCTGCGGGCTGCGAGGCTCCGGTCAGAGCCCAGCCAAGGGACTACGTGTTGGTGAAG GTGACCTCTGCCAGCTCTCAGACCTTGAAGGGAGTTCCGCTCTGCCGTACTACCCTCTCCCGCTCTGCGGCTTGTCGTTGA
- the LOC127023507 gene encoding BPI fold-containing family B member 4-like, translated as MSDSQLCSGIAQPGMETSMTLEQHLTVLPLLPDNQKWFDLSGRTTWQQWSARHRRPWWGSLGNGVLGNGLLGNGLLGNKSLLGEKGLLGTGLLGKGGLLGNGSLLGLDGLLGEGGLLGDGVPHKSTHFAWLKVLNLENVRVSWQVLRGSELVLNLYSKLVLRLPGIFQFLSGSSVETNITSRIALTQDTPGDLKLVIKDCSNLLVGFNVNLRKGFLTNLVSSLLNSSLQSLVPAVLCPLVNIWVSIINMKLQFLNRVVSFGLLGKLHSALSNFPVTSGQFIDIDLQNSPFPSVFIDWLFQTTGINPGNIL; from the exons ATGTCagacagccagctctgcagcggGATAGCCCAGCCGGGCATGGAGACATCAATGACTCTGGAGCAGCACCTCACCGTGCTTCCGTTGCTCCCTGACAACCAGAAGTGGTTTGACCTTTCTGG GAGGACCACCTGGCAGCAGTGGTCTGCTCGGCACAGGCGTCCTTGGTGGGGAAGCCTTGGCAACGGTGTCCTCGGCAATGGCCTCCTCGGCAACGGCCTCCTTGGCAATAAAAGCCTTCTTGGAGAGAAAGGTCTGCTTGGCACAGGGCTGCTTGGAAAAGGAGGTCTCCTAGGCAATGGCAGTCTGCTTGGTCTCGATGGTCTTCTGGGTGAAGGAGGACTGCTGGGTGATGGAGTCCCTCACAAGTCAACACACTTCGCCTG GTTGAAGGTGCTGAATCTCGAGAACGTCCGAGTGTCGTGGCAGGTCCTTCGCGGGAGCGAGCTCGTGCTGAACCTGTACTCGAAGCTGGTGCTCCGCTTGCCAGG gatttttcagtttctgagcGGATCCTCGGTAGAAACAAACATCACGTCACGTATCGCGCTGACCCAGGACACCCCCGGTGACCTCAAGTTGGTGATTAAGGACTGCAGCAACCTGCTCGTCGGCTTCAATGTCAACCTGCGGAAGGG cttcctCACCAATCTGGTGAGCAGTTTGCTGAACTCTTCTCTTCAGTCTCTCGTACCTGCAGTG CTTTGCCCATTAGTGAATATTTGGGTCAGCATCATCAATATGAAGCTACAATTCCTCAACC gtgTCGTCTCCTTTGGGCTCCTGGGGAAACTCCACTCTGCCCTCTCCAATTTCCCAGTGACGTCTGGGCAGTTCATAGATATAGATTTGCAG AATTCCCCGTTCCCAAGCGTCTTCATCGACTGGCTCTTTCAGA CCACAGGCATCAATCCCGGGAACATTCTGTAG